The proteins below are encoded in one region of Chroococcidiopsis sp. SAG 2025:
- a CDS encoding SDR family oxidoreductase, with the protein MKLENKVALITGATSGIGRATAIAFGKAGAKVVFSGRREPEGKVTEAQLRNAGIDCLFVRSDVSNETEIKALVQTTVEKFGKLDYAFNNASIEALPKPLHEQSIKDFDELMAINTRGLFLCMKYEIQQMLTQGAGAIVNTSSLGGLIAFPGASPYVASKHAVMGLTRAAALDYAKQGIRINAVTPGATATEMLDRSLDRMGITADDFASTVPMGRIGQVEEIAQAVVFLCSDAASYITGQPLVIDGGFTVS; encoded by the coding sequence ATGAAACTTGAAAATAAAGTGGCTTTGATTACGGGAGCAACTTCGGGAATTGGCAGAGCAACTGCGATCGCATTCGGTAAGGCTGGAGCAAAAGTAGTGTTCTCAGGACGACGCGAACCAGAAGGTAAAGTAACGGAAGCTCAGCTACGAAATGCTGGCATTGACTGTTTATTTGTGCGATCTGATGTCTCGAACGAAACCGAGATAAAAGCGCTTGTGCAAACCACAGTCGAGAAGTTTGGGAAGCTCGATTATGCCTTCAATAACGCGAGCATAGAGGCACTTCCAAAACCCCTGCACGAGCAATCGATCAAAGACTTTGACGAACTGATGGCGATTAACACACGGGGGCTGTTCTTGTGCATGAAATATGAAATTCAGCAAATGCTGACTCAAGGCGCTGGGGCGATCGTCAATACCTCCTCGTTAGGAGGGTTAATTGCGTTTCCAGGGGCATCTCCCTATGTCGCGAGTAAACATGCAGTCATGGGACTGACACGAGCGGCAGCGTTGGACTATGCCAAGCAGGGCATTCGGATTAATGCGGTTACCCCCGGTGCTACTGCGACTGAGATGCTCGATCGTAGCCTCGATCGGATGGGCATCACGGCTGATGATTTCGCATCTACAGTTCCGATGGGGCGCATAGGACAAGTAGAAGAAATTGCTCAAGCTGTCGTCTTTCTTTGCTCCGATGCTGCCAGCTACATCACCGGACAACCGTTGGTTATCGATGGTGGATTTACAGTGAGTTGA
- a CDS encoding transposase gives MATVPTQLSQGRVVIVQADTEFGTVEFLKAVRKQSWRAVVGMRCNRKMQDGRHLKQLYRHANRGQQVYLAGDTQPLTVSWFWLKRAEGKRELRFVVSTHPYSGIYLVRLGRKRSCIEGFFKTSKHRFGLHRFGQTTKLGVYRWLIKSANCLSIGALD, from the coding sequence TTGGCAACGGTTCCAACCCAGTTGAGTCAGGGCAGGGTGGTCATTGTACAGGCAGATACGGAGTTTGGCACCGTAGAGTTTCTCAAAGCAGTGCGAAAGCAGTCGTGGCGAGCAGTCGTGGGGATGCGCTGCAATCGCAAAATGCAGGACGGTCGTCATCTAAAGCAACTGTATCGCCATGCCAACCGTGGACAACAGGTGTATTTAGCGGGAGACACACAGCCACTGACGGTGTCCTGGTTCTGGCTCAAACGAGCCGAAGGCAAGCGAGAACTGCGCTTTGTCGTTTCTACCCATCCTTACTCTGGCATTTATCTGGTGCGGCTAGGACGTAAGCGCTCTTGCATTGAGGGCTTTTTCAAAACGAGCAAACATCGTTTTGGGCTGCATCGCTTTGGGCAAACTACGAAACTTGGTGTCTATCGCTGGCTCATCAAGAGCGCTAATTGCCTATCTATTGGCGCATTGGATTGA